In Helianthus annuus cultivar XRQ/B chromosome 8, HanXRQr2.0-SUNRISE, whole genome shotgun sequence, a single genomic region encodes these proteins:
- the LOC110891756 gene encoding uncharacterized protein LOC110891756: MVEDRIKKLEDDSKLEKEKHGGRKPCSYKEFMACKPPVYNGEVDPIVCQRWLSDIEGVFERTHCDVNDYVAYGTGQLRNQAKDWWDNKKREIGAEAVKIMTWDEFKTPFLKHHSPKAVMNKIKQEFMQLRHKNETIDKITATFMDKMKFCDDLVTNEEQRIYYYHNMLSAEYREFITPSKYETLTEIINAAREREIELKKSIERGERRAPDVNPSPTKKARTSESSKKSDTKGGSPGCKICGRGHKGECHYKDKPCPICKKTGHIALSCPEKVTVCYNCYRTGHKKAECPELVENKGGQEQKGEAPKAKARSFQLTAAEAKIEPDVVSGKEAGASSGQTGVDARLKGSL; this comes from the exons atggtagaagatagaatcaagaaattagaagacgactcaaaacttgaaaaggaaaaacatGGAGGGAGAAAACCTTgctcatacaaggaattcatggcttgcAAACCACCGGTAtacaatggggaggttgacccaatagtgtgccaaagatggctaagtgatatcgaaggggtattcgagagaACCCATTGTGATGTAAATGACTATGtggcctatggtacgggtcaactaagaaatcaagcaaaagattggtgggataacaagaagagaGAGATCGGTGCTGAGGCTGTTAAgatcatgacttgggatgaattcaagacgccatttctgaagcatcatagccccaaagcggttatgaataaaatcaagcaagaattcatgcagctcaggcacaaaaacgagaccatagacaagatcacggcaaCGTTTATGGATAAAATGAAGTTTTGTGATGATCTTGTAACAAACGAAGAACAAAGGATATATTAttatcataacatgttgagtgccgagtatagagagtttatcaccccttccaaatacgagacccttaccgagattataaatgctgctcgggaaagggaaatAGAGCTGAAAAAGAGTATCGAAAGGGGTGAACGGAGGGCACCTGATGTAAATCCCAGCCCTACCAAAAAGGCACGAACAAGTGAGAGCTCAAAGAAGTCTGATACGAAAGGCGGGTCACCGGGTTGCAAAATTTGCGGGAGGGGCCATAAAGGCGAATGTCATtacaaggataagccttgtcctatatgcaagaaaacgggacatatagccttatcatgcccggagaaggtaacggtttgttacaattgttacCGAACGGGTCATAAGAAAGCAGAGTGCCCGGAGTTGGTTGAAAATAAGGGTGGGCAGGAACAGAAAGGTGAAGCCCCCAAAGCAAAGGCGAGGTCTTTTCAACTAACAGCCGCTGAAGCAAAgattgaacctgacgtggtctcag GAAAAGAAGCCGGGGCATCTAGTGGACAAACCGGTGTGGACGCTCGTTTGAAGGGCTCGCTTTGA